The following coding sequences are from one Gossypium hirsutum isolate 1008001.06 chromosome A12, Gossypium_hirsutum_v2.1, whole genome shotgun sequence window:
- the LOC107923917 gene encoding probable protein S-acyltransferase 14 isoform X1, with protein sequence MHTSGTTMAWNVFKFCTVLRGLGSIMILLVLGVVGVAYYAVVFTNYGPALFDGGLHSFIAVVVLILFHFLLVMLLWSYLTVVLTDSGTVPPNWKPAWDEERGEVDPLNESEFDGLQPALSSQRIRYCRKCNQFKPPRCHHCSVCGRCVLKMDHHCVWVVNCVGALNYKYFLLFLFYTFLETSLVTLALFSHFLAFFSDEEIPGTTASLATTFLSFVLNLAFALSVFGFLIMHVSLVSANTTTIEAYEKKTTPKWRYDLGRKKNFEQVFGTDKRYWFIPAYSDEDLRRMPALQGLEFPSNPDFDSEEF encoded by the exons ATGCATACATCTGGAACAACTATGGCTTGGAACGTGTTCAAGTTTTGTACGGTCCTCAGAGGCCTTGGCTCGATCATGATCCTCTTGGTTTTAGGGGTTGTCGGTGTCGCTTATTACGCCGTAGTTTTCACCAATTACGGACCTGCTTTGTTCGATGGTGGCCTTCACTCGTTCATTGCTGTTGTTGTATTGATCTTATTTCATTTCTtg TTGGTTATGCTGTTATGGAGTTACTTAACTGTCGTTTTAACTGATTCCGGTACTGTGCCGCCTAACTGGAAACCGGCTTGGGATGAGGAAAGAGGGGAGGTTGACCCATTGAATGAGTCGGAGTTTGACGGTTTGCAGCCGGCCCTGTCAAGTCAAAGGATTCGATATTGTCGGAAGTGCAACCAGTTTAAACCACCTCGTTGCCATCATTGTTCTGTTT GTGGACGGTGTGTGCTAAAGATGGACCATCATTGTGTATGGGTTGTCAATTGTGTTGGTGCATTGAATTACAAGTATTTCCTTCTGTTCTTG TTCTACACATTCCTCGAGACAAGTCTTGTGACGTTGGCCTTATTCTCTCATTTCTTAGCATTCTTTAGCGATGAAGAAATTCCCGGAACTACTGCCAGCCTTGCTACAACTTTTCTGTCCTTCG TTTTGAATCTGGCGTTTGCATTGAGTGTCTTTGGGTTTTTGATCATGCACGTATCTTTGGTGTCCGCTAACACCACAACTATTGAG GCATATGAGAAGAAAACTACTCCGAAATGGCGATATGACCTAGGCcgaaagaaaaattttgaacag GTGTTTGGAACAGACAAGCGATACTGGTTCATTCCAGCTTACTCGGACGAGGATTTACGACGAATGCCAGCACTTCAGGGTCTTGAATTCCCATCGAACCCTGATTTTGATTCCGAGGAGTTCTAA
- the LOC107923917 gene encoding probable protein S-acyltransferase 14 isoform X2, with protein sequence MHTSGTTMAWNVFKFCTVLRGLGSIMILLVLGVVGVAYYAVVFTNYGPALFDGGLHSFIAVVVLILFHFLLVMLLWSYLTVVLTDSGTVPPNWKPAWDEERGEVDPLNESEFDGLQPALSSQRIRYCRKCNQFKPPRCHHCSVCGRCVLKMDHHCVWVVNCVGALNYKYFLLFLFYTFLETSLVTLALFSHFLAFFSDEEIPGTTASLATTFLSFVLNLAFALSVFGFLIMHVSLVSANTTTIEVFGTDKRYWFIPAYSDEDLRRMPALQGLEFPSNPDFDSEEF encoded by the exons ATGCATACATCTGGAACAACTATGGCTTGGAACGTGTTCAAGTTTTGTACGGTCCTCAGAGGCCTTGGCTCGATCATGATCCTCTTGGTTTTAGGGGTTGTCGGTGTCGCTTATTACGCCGTAGTTTTCACCAATTACGGACCTGCTTTGTTCGATGGTGGCCTTCACTCGTTCATTGCTGTTGTTGTATTGATCTTATTTCATTTCTtg TTGGTTATGCTGTTATGGAGTTACTTAACTGTCGTTTTAACTGATTCCGGTACTGTGCCGCCTAACTGGAAACCGGCTTGGGATGAGGAAAGAGGGGAGGTTGACCCATTGAATGAGTCGGAGTTTGACGGTTTGCAGCCGGCCCTGTCAAGTCAAAGGATTCGATATTGTCGGAAGTGCAACCAGTTTAAACCACCTCGTTGCCATCATTGTTCTGTTT GTGGACGGTGTGTGCTAAAGATGGACCATCATTGTGTATGGGTTGTCAATTGTGTTGGTGCATTGAATTACAAGTATTTCCTTCTGTTCTTG TTCTACACATTCCTCGAGACAAGTCTTGTGACGTTGGCCTTATTCTCTCATTTCTTAGCATTCTTTAGCGATGAAGAAATTCCCGGAACTACTGCCAGCCTTGCTACAACTTTTCTGTCCTTCG TTTTGAATCTGGCGTTTGCATTGAGTGTCTTTGGGTTTTTGATCATGCACGTATCTTTGGTGTCCGCTAACACCACAACTATTGAG GTGTTTGGAACAGACAAGCGATACTGGTTCATTCCAGCTTACTCGGACGAGGATTTACGACGAATGCCAGCACTTCAGGGTCTTGAATTCCCATCGAACCCTGATTTTGATTCCGAGGAGTTCTAA